In the genome of Malania oleifera isolate guangnan ecotype guangnan chromosome 5, ASM2987363v1, whole genome shotgun sequence, the window TGATCATTCTAAGTACTCTGCACCGGTACAAAGCAAAAGTgtggttctttttcttttttttttttcaccaaaAATACTAAATAATATTGATCTAGTTCCAAACAATCTTTTAATTTAGGTctcatttgaaattttaaaaatacaaaaaatgaaaaaaaaaaaaataagttttcaTGTTTGGctattaagaaaaattaaaataaaatttattttgatcaatgataacttttcaaaaataaataaattcatataACGTGTCCTGTTTTATGGCAAGTAATACTAAAATTCACATGAAAATATGGGAGAAAAAACAAAAGAGAAGGCgaatcttattttttttttcttttttttttatgcaaataatTCCATTTATTTCCCATTATCGACTCTTTCATTTCCTCTCacgacccttttttttttttttgataatttgaGGACTCCAACCACCATCGCGCCACTTTAGACACTATAGTGCAGCAACAAACTCAGGGGAGGGGGGGTGAAAGCTGCTCACCCATTGACGCACACTTGGTAATTCATCGGGGTAAAATCTTAAGGGGGAATTGAACCCGTGACTTTAGGGTCACCAAAGTTACAAGttgcccttaccacttgagccaacATGACTGGGCCCTCTCACGACTGTTTTGCTATGCACACAACTACTTTGCGTGTTAGGATTTGTCACCCTAATAGAAAAAAAGTAACTTATTTAAAAGCAACCGACATTCTTTAATACCCATTAATATTTTGCTATTGTGTATACCCAAATTTAAATCTGCACATTCTTAGTACAATGCACCGGTACACAGCAAAAATGgctctccttttatttttttttacgccaaaaataataaataatattgagCTAGTTTCGAACCATCATTTAATTTAGGTctcatttgaaatttaaaaatacaaaaaatgataaaaatgaaaaaaaaaataatttttttcatgtttagctattaagaaaaaattttaaaaatatttgtaataatgcttgatataaaaaatatataaatggaaaataaattaaatttctttttttttttcaattaaaaattttgatctAAGTAAACCCTCGTACCGCttctctattaaaaaaaaaaaaattaaacaaattaaaggAGAAAAACCAATGGTAGGTTCCTTCTTCAATTGAGGGGTCAGCGAATTTTCAATTTCCACTTACTCTCTGGGGCAACAATAATTTTACCATTTAATTCATAATTTTACCACTTTGAACTGCCAATGTCTTTTTTGGGCATTccaatttttaataaaaaaaacccaattgaaccaaaagaaaagggaaaaagatAAAGTACAGTGGCAATTTTTTGGGTCTCTGTATTACATTATCTACACTGTAATTTACCAAACCATGTTGATGGCCATGATAAGGGCAAAATGGTAATTCGGATGTTTCGAGTTCTAATCCTTGTAGAATCAAATCTTTAGtgagattaaaataaaaaaaaatggttatacagtaaaaatataaaattatgaaaatagattatattatatttcatttcattgcaagCATCGAATAAATCACAAGAGGAATTGTTTTTTATGACTTGGATTTTTGCAATTCTTTTATAGAAATTACTGAATATCAAAAGCTTGATGCACTATCTCCCTTCAACCCTTTGAGCGAAATGCGGTAAAAGGAAGGAAAATTCATGGATCGACTCTATTGTCTCCACCGCGTAGGAACTGGAAGGACGCTTTCGGCATCTAGGGCTCATAGACCGACCATAGAACCCTGTTTGATTTTAGAACTTAATAATTTTAGTATACCCTATAAGCACTTGGATTAACACAAATGAGAGATATTTTGCTATGAATCGCAATAATGTGAATGCTGCAATATTATTGTGGGCTCAAATatgaatataatattttattattggtggatttcaaatcttacatttaaaaattattttttataaagttGGATATATGagtttgataaatatctttttcaatttttaaaaattaggttTTTATTTTTGAGCAACTTTTTAAAGCTAAGAATTTAAAActttcaaaatcttgaaattaattttttaatagatTATTCTATTCCGCAAGTGtctaagtttttttaaaaaaaatattaaaatttattcaagcATTGATTATATTACCTAATATTTATtttgatcatttaaaatattttattgcaATTTATAACTTTTATTTACCAAATATTCAAAATCaactttattcaaaatatttaccaatattttTACGATTTACCATGAGGACATACAAATTAAAACTCTCACCAACGGTAATTTATCTTCCTCCCTGGCGTCTGGCCCATTTTAAATCGGTCACTCAAGACGCTATACCTAACCGGCACCAACCATTTATGGCCGGTCGCCGTTCACCTTCCCACCGGCTATTTCCGGTCGGGTCCCGCTTTTTTACCACTCCGCGGTAAACCATGTGGCGGTCGCTTCTTGGTCGTTGGATATAATCATGTGATCCATTGACGGCTGGATCTTCGTGATGGCTCGCCGCTATGGTGGGTCGGTTGCTGTTTACCCAGTGGGGACCACGTAACATAACAGAACTCCGTCGTAATAAATCTCCACCGTTGGATATAAAACTCCCCATGATTCCATCAACATCCGACGTCCCGTGTCTTCGTTTTTCTgcactctccctctctttctctctaaaacccCAACAAAAGCATAATTAAccagaaaagagagagagagagagagagagagagagagagagagagagagatggccaCGGGAGACTGCGGGAGGAGACGCAAGAGGAATGGTGGAATTGGAGCCATGGAGAGTGGGAGGAAGCGAGCTATGAAGGCGACGAGGACTGGTTCGTCGAGAAGGAAGACTGTTTCTCGAAGACTGCGACGACAATCATCTTCTTCCAACATTCGGCTCCAAAACCATCGCTGTCTCCTGAAGTCGCCGGGAAATTTGACCTCGCCGGAGTCTTCCGATAGTTCTGGTCTAGTGACTGGTCTTTCGTGCTCGAGTTCCTGCAGCTCTGATGGATTTACGGCTTATCGTTCTTCCAGCGGCGATTCCAACGAGTTCGTGGATCACAGGTTGAGATCCGTGGATCTGGAGgtgaattcatgctttaagcttgatttaattctctttatgcaggtgattttatttttttcttgagcTTTGGCGGTAGCTTAAGTTTTACGTTACTGAATGTATGTTTTGCAGGCGGATGGTTTTGAAACTGAACACTCGAAGTTTACCGACGATAAACTCAGGTTTCCTctagtttttaattttcattCTGGAAATGAAACCATCCTTAACGCTTCGTTGATTTTTTAGGTTCCGCTTAACCTTCTCGATCCTTCACGTTTCTCATGTGTCTATCTAATGCAGTAGTTTATATTAATTCTTTCTCCTTAATTCGCCATCTAAATTTGCTTTGCGCGCAGTGGAGAGATGACTACGTCTTGCGAGCTTTGCGGAGACTCAGAGGAGCTGGAGTCGACGACGAAGCCTTCGAAGCAAACTGCCCGGCTGAGATCGCCGGCGATGAAGATGCCAACTGAGGCGGAGCTTGAAGAGTTCTTCTCCGAAGCAGAAAAGTACGAGGCAAAACGGTTCGCAGAGAAGTAAGTGCGCGCAGGATAAGGAGTGTCACCCCGCAAGCTCACTTTAGCCACAACAGAAAATATTCTTAACTATCATTATCTTTCTGTTTCCAGGTACAACTACGATATTGTGAAGGATGTACCCCTGGAAGGTCGGTACCACTGGGTTCAGTTGCAGCCATGAAGATGGAGAaactatgagagagagagaggggataaAGTGACACGAGAATGCATGTTCTATTGCCTGTTTTGGAGATGGTATCCTTTGTTATGTGTACAGCGCACAGCACTACTGGTTCTGCAGCTGTGGAAGGAGGCGTGCGTCTGTCTTCCCGTACAACATCCGGAGAAGCTTCTTCT includes:
- the LOC131154932 gene encoding cyclin-dependent kinase inhibitor 7-like, translated to MATGDCGRRRKRNGGIGAMESGRKRAMKATRTGSSRRKTVSRRLRRQSSSSNIRLQNHRCLLKSPGNLTSPESSDSSGLVTGLSCSSSCSSDGFTAYRSSSGDSNEFVDHRLRSVDLEADGFETEHSKFTDDKLSGEMTTSCELCGDSEELESTTKPSKQTARLRSPAMKMPTEAELEEFFSEAEKYEAKRFAEKYNYDIVKDVPLEGRYHWVQLQP